From a single Anaerolineales bacterium genomic region:
- the murB gene encoding UDP-N-acetylmuramate dehydrogenase → MTNTLSAVDVLRQKFGDAVQEHAALAQYTSARIGGPADVLVTVKSADEMAYVMQLIWEHDLPYYILGGGSNVLVSDNGFRGVVVLNRAKEIRFETGDQPQVWCEAGVVIANLAKRCASKGLAGLEWSAAVPGTVGGAVYGNAGAFGGDMNDNLVWAELLTRNGREKLSVEQMGYGYRTSVLKRGEIKGIILSALLKLKNSTKEEASVKIEQFSARRKATQPPGASMGSMFKNPEGDHAGRLIEAAGLKGMRIGNAEISTVHGNFFINHGETRAEDIRALIQLAQKTVLEKFNVKLELEVELVGDWNA, encoded by the coding sequence ATGACCAATACACTTTCCGCCGTTGATGTATTACGCCAGAAGTTTGGCGACGCTGTCCAAGAGCATGCCGCTCTTGCGCAGTATACGTCTGCGCGCATCGGCGGACCGGCGGATGTGCTGGTGACGGTCAAATCCGCGGATGAAATGGCTTATGTCATGCAGTTGATCTGGGAACATGACCTTCCGTATTACATCCTCGGCGGCGGCTCGAATGTGCTGGTCAGTGACAATGGTTTTCGCGGGGTTGTGGTTTTGAACCGGGCGAAGGAAATCCGCTTCGAGACGGGCGACCAGCCTCAGGTCTGGTGTGAGGCGGGAGTCGTCATTGCGAATCTGGCGAAGCGTTGCGCATCCAAAGGGCTGGCTGGACTCGAATGGTCTGCCGCGGTCCCCGGCACGGTGGGCGGCGCGGTGTATGGCAACGCGGGCGCGTTCGGCGGCGATATGAACGACAACCTGGTTTGGGCTGAGTTATTGACAAGGAATGGGCGCGAGAAATTATCCGTTGAACAAATGGGATACGGATATCGCACCAGCGTGTTGAAGCGCGGCGAAATAAAAGGGATCATATTAAGCGCATTGTTGAAGTTAAAAAATTCAACGAAAGAAGAAGCGTCTGTTAAAATCGAACAATTCAGCGCACGCCGAAAAGCGACCCAGCCGCCGGGAGCCAGCATGGGTTCCATGTTCAAAAATCCCGAAGGCGATCATGCGGGGCGCTTGATCGAAGCCGCGGGCTTGAAAGGGATGCGCATCGGCAATGCTGAGATCAGCACGGTGCACGGAAATTTTTTCATCAATCATGGCGAGACGCGGGCGGAGGATATCCGCGCGTTGATTCAGTTGGCGCAGAAAACGGTGCTCGAGAAGTTCAACGTGAAGTTGGAATTGGAAGTTGAGTTGGTCGGTGATTGGAACGCATAG